The Nocardia vinacea genome contains the following window.
CCTTCTCGCCGTGCGAAACTCCGACGTGCACGTGTACGCCCCAGATCATCATCTGGCGGCCCCACCACTGCGTGCGATCGATCAACTCGTCGTAATGCGGTGAGCGCGTCAGCTGTTGGGCCGACCACTGGGCGAACGGATGGGTACCGGCACAGAACAAGTCGACGCCGAGCGGATCGGCGGCACGGCGCACGATATCCATGGTGCCGCGCAGATCGTCGACCGCCTCGCCCACCGTGTTGTGCACACCGGTGACGAGCTCGACCGTATTGCGCAGTAGTTCCTTGGTGACCTGCGGGGTTCCATCGTAGGCGTGTAGGTCACCGAGCGAATCGAATACGGCCGCAGCGGTATTCGACAGATCGCGGGTCACCTTGTCGACGAGCGCGATCTCCCATTCGATACCGATGGTCGGCCGGGGCGACCCGGGGAAGGGAACCCGCGCGATTGCTGTCCCGGCCATATCGGTGACCTTGCTACTGGATTACACCGCAGGCGATGCGACCGCCAGCGTCGCCCGTCGCCAGTGTGGTGTCGTCCGGACCGGCAACGCCGTCGGCGCGGACATAACGGTTGGGGATATTGCCGAAGTTGTCGGCGTCGGCGTGGATCATCAGGGCCTTGCCCTTGAGGTCCTCGAGCGTCACCGCATCGGTGGTGGTGACCAGCTTGGCCGAACCGTCGGCACGGACCTCGAGCGAGGTCAGGTCGCCGCTGGCCGGATGGGCGTTGGCGCTGCCGACCTGCAGGTGGCCGCCGGCCGACAGGAAGTCACCCGCGGGTCCGCCGGTGGGCGCGACCGAGTTGGGCTCGCACTTGCCGACCTGGTGGACGTGCAGGCCGTGGAAGCCGGGACGCAGGCCGTGCGCCTCGATGCTGACCTGGAGGTGGTTGCCGTCCTTGGTGATGTTCGCGACGGCGACCGAGGAACCTGCGGCGTCCTTGAGGTCGACTTTCACCCCGGGGTTGGCATTCGGCGCACCCGTCTCGGTGCCGGATTCGCCGGCCGACGGGGCGGACGTACCGGTCCACACGGGCGGCGTAGTTCCCTGGACGTCGCTCGACTCCTGGCTGTTCGAGCAGGCGGCGAG
Protein-coding sequences here:
- the sodC gene encoding superoxide dismutase[Cu-Zn] — translated: MAPSTTRRPSWRTVTPVLAVAVFGLAACSNSQESSDVQGTTPPVWTGTSAPSAGESGTETGAPNANPGVKVDLKDAAGSSVAVANITKDGNHLQVSIEAHGLRPGFHGLHVHQVGKCEPNSVAPTGGPAGDFLSAGGHLQVGSANAHPASGDLTSLEVRADGSAKLVTTTDAVTLEDLKGKALMIHADADNFGNIPNRYVRADGVAGPDDTTLATGDAGGRIACGVIQ